A portion of the Pseudomonas sp. PSE14 genome contains these proteins:
- a CDS encoding histidine ammonia-lyase → MRIHPKDISNVVLDNARPSIEEVIAVARYGAKVSFSDAYRARVDRSRRLIERFLDENRLVYGVTTGFGDNVRHVISPEDAQTLQVNIVRSHAVSVGEPLNREQVRAIQLMILVSLGKGYSGVRIELLEQIAGLLNNDVLPFAPGEGSVGYLGPEGHLALVLIGEGKASVAGGEWVDGAAALRQVGMQPISLQCKEGLAMLNGTTSVTAIATLAQYNANQAAQAADVAAAVSLQALKGTIRAFDARYHSVKAHAEQAQTAQYIKRLLDDSRLIEENIDYRLQDTYSLRAIPQVHGASKKFITYAQTCVDNEIASSGDNPVIYPTSEDDGIAISGANFDGSYIGIAADTLCNALTNLAKISERRTDRMVNSHFSEMPAFLVRKPGLNSGYMIIQYTAAGLLGEMKVLSHPSTIDSVSTCGNQEDPVSFAFNAAVKAYQVSRKLESVLAIEILVGCQALDFHDLGKASSATRALYDLVRSRVPRADEDRAFYPDIVAVTEQLRSGEILSTVDRVLANQ, encoded by the coding sequence ATGCGTATTCATCCGAAAGACATTTCCAATGTGGTACTGGACAACGCCAGACCTTCCATCGAGGAGGTCATCGCCGTCGCCCGCTACGGGGCCAAGGTGAGTTTCTCCGACGCCTATCGCGCCCGAGTTGACCGTTCGCGCCGGCTGATCGAGCGTTTCCTCGACGAGAACCGCCTGGTCTACGGCGTGACCACCGGCTTTGGCGACAACGTGCGTCACGTAATCTCTCCGGAGGACGCCCAGACATTGCAGGTGAACATCGTTCGCTCCCACGCGGTATCGGTTGGCGAGCCGCTCAATCGCGAGCAGGTGCGCGCCATCCAGTTGATGATTCTGGTCAGTCTCGGCAAGGGCTACTCGGGCGTGCGCATCGAGTTGCTGGAGCAGATCGCCGGTCTGCTCAACAACGATGTGCTGCCTTTCGCTCCCGGCGAAGGCTCTGTGGGCTACCTCGGCCCGGAAGGTCACCTGGCGCTGGTGTTGATCGGGGAGGGCAAGGCCAGCGTCGCCGGCGGCGAGTGGGTTGACGGCGCGGCTGCGCTGCGCCAGGTCGGCATGCAGCCGATCTCGCTGCAGTGCAAGGAAGGCTTGGCGATGCTCAACGGCACCACTTCGGTGACTGCCATCGCCACACTCGCACAGTACAACGCCAACCAGGCCGCGCAGGCAGCGGACGTCGCCGCGGCAGTCTCGCTGCAGGCGCTGAAAGGCACCATTCGCGCCTTCGATGCGCGTTACCACTCGGTCAAGGCGCATGCCGAACAGGCGCAGACCGCCCAATACATCAAGCGCCTGCTGGATGACAGCCGGCTGATCGAGGAAAACATTGACTACCGCCTGCAGGACACCTACAGCCTGCGCGCTATTCCCCAGGTGCACGGCGCCTCGAAGAAGTTCATCACCTATGCCCAGACCTGCGTCGATAACGAGATAGCCTCGTCGGGCGACAACCCGGTGATCTACCCGACCAGCGAGGACGATGGCATTGCCATATCCGGGGCGAACTTCGATGGCTCCTATATCGGCATCGCCGCCGACACGCTGTGCAACGCGCTGACCAACCTGGCGAAGATTTCCGAGCGGCGCACGGACCGCATGGTCAACTCGCACTTCAGTGAGATGCCGGCTTTCCTCGTGCGCAAGCCGGGCCTGAACAGTGGCTACATGATCATCCAATACACCGCCGCCGGGCTGCTCGGTGAGATGAAGGTGCTGTCGCATCCCTCCACCATCGACAGCGTTTCCACATGCGGTAACCAGGAGGACCCGGTGAGCTTCGCCTTCAATGCTGCGGTCAAGGCGTACCAGGTGTCGCGCAAGCTGGAGTCGGTGCTGGCCATCGAGATCCTGGTTGGCTGTCAGGCACTGGACTTCCACGATCTCGGCAAGGCCTCCAGCGCCACCCGTGCGCTCTATGACCTGGTACGCAGCCGTGTGCCGCGCGCCGACGAGGACCGTGCTTTCTATCCGGACATCGTCGCGGTGACCGAGCAACTGCGCTCCGGCGAAATCCTCTCCACCGTCGACCGAGTCCTCGCCAACCAGTGA
- a CDS encoding ATP-binding cassette domain-containing protein, which produces MATGNDPILQVKHIRKSFGDLEVLRGISLDAYEGDVVSILGSSGSGKSTFLRCINLLEIPDAGEIRVAGEQIALKRGCNQMLVPADRRQIDRIRPELGMVFQNFGLWSHMTVLQNVIEGPVHVQKRPRAECIAEAETLLEKVGMADKRNHYPAFLSGGQQQRVAIARTLAMRPRVILFDEPTSALDPELVGEVLKVMRSLAEEGRTMLVVTHEMGFARNVSNRVVFMNQGQIEAQGTPDEMFREQRSERFSRFILSQA; this is translated from the coding sequence ATGGCTACTGGCAACGATCCGATCCTGCAGGTGAAGCATATCCGCAAGTCGTTCGGCGACCTCGAGGTACTCAGGGGTATCTCGCTGGACGCCTACGAAGGCGATGTGGTTTCGATCCTCGGCTCAAGCGGCTCCGGCAAGAGCACCTTCCTGCGCTGCATCAACCTGCTGGAAATCCCCGACGCGGGGGAGATCCGTGTCGCTGGCGAGCAGATAGCGCTCAAACGCGGATGCAACCAGATGCTGGTACCCGCCGACCGGCGTCAGATCGACCGCATCCGCCCGGAACTGGGCATGGTGTTCCAGAACTTTGGCCTGTGGTCGCATATGACCGTGCTGCAGAACGTCATCGAAGGGCCTGTACATGTACAGAAGCGCCCGCGAGCAGAGTGCATCGCCGAGGCGGAGACGCTGCTGGAGAAGGTCGGCATGGCGGACAAGCGCAATCACTACCCGGCGTTCCTGTCCGGCGGTCAGCAGCAGCGCGTGGCCATTGCCCGCACCCTGGCAATGCGGCCGCGGGTGATCCTGTTCGACGAACCCACTTCGGCGCTCGATCCGGAACTTGTCGGCGAGGTGCTGAAGGTCATGCGCAGTCTGGCCGAAGAGGGCCGGACCATGCTGGTGGTGACCCATGAAATGGGTTTCGCACGCAACGTCTCCAACCGTGTGGTGTTCATGAACCAGGGGCAGATCGAGGCCCAGGGTACGCCGGACGAGATGTTCAGAGAGCAGCGCTCGGAGCGCTTCAGCCGGTTCATCCTGAGCCAGGCCTGA
- a CDS encoding ABC transporter permease subunit (The N-terminal region of this protein, as described by TIGR01726, is a three transmembrane segment that identifies a subfamily of ABC transporter permease subunits, which specificities that include histidine, arginine, glutamine, glutamate, L-cystine (sic), the opines (in Agrobacterium) octopine and nopaline, etc.) has product MSIDFAFLCDTLLQLLQALPTTLVLFVASVTLGTLLAMLVVWARVCEFAVLRHLARGYIFLFRGSPLLIQMFLLYYGLSQFPAVRQSLLWPVLREPATCAVIALALCTAGYMAEIFRGGLLTVPAQQIEAGRAAGMSGWLLARRIIIPVALRNCLPAYSTEIILMMKATSLASLVTVYEVSGVAQRIISETYRTMEVFLCAALIYLVLNYLIVRSLALVERWLSPKAPATTRPTTRNYALGVRRG; this is encoded by the coding sequence ATGTCCATCGATTTCGCTTTCCTCTGCGACACCCTGCTGCAACTGCTGCAGGCCTTGCCCACCACGCTGGTGCTGTTCGTCGCTTCGGTCACCCTCGGTACGCTGCTGGCGATGCTGGTGGTCTGGGCGCGTGTATGCGAGTTCGCCGTGCTGCGGCACCTCGCGCGTGGCTACATCTTCCTGTTTCGCGGCTCGCCGCTGCTGATCCAGATGTTTCTGCTCTATTACGGACTCAGCCAGTTCCCGGCAGTGCGCCAGAGCCTGCTCTGGCCGGTGCTGCGCGAGCCGGCCACCTGCGCGGTGATCGCGCTGGCGCTGTGCACTGCTGGCTATATGGCGGAAATCTTCCGTGGCGGCCTGCTGACGGTGCCGGCGCAGCAGATCGAGGCTGGACGCGCAGCGGGGATGTCCGGTTGGCTTCTGGCGAGACGGATCATCATCCCGGTGGCGTTGCGCAACTGCCTGCCGGCCTATTCGACGGAAATCATCCTGATGATGAAGGCGACCTCGCTGGCAAGCCTGGTGACTGTCTACGAAGTCTCCGGCGTAGCGCAGCGAATCATTTCCGAGACCTATCGGACGATGGAGGTGTTCCTCTGCGCTGCGCTGATCTACCTGGTTCTCAACTACCTGATCGTCCGCTCACTGGCGCTGGTAGAGCGCTGGCTGTCCCCGAAGGCACCCGCTACCACCCGTCCTACAACAAGAAATTACGCACTTGGCGTGCGCAGAGGGTAA
- a CDS encoding ABC transporter permease subunit (The N-terminal region of this protein, as described by TIGR01726, is a three transmembrane segment that identifies a subfamily of ABC transporter permease subunits, which specificities that include histidine, arginine, glutamine, glutamate, L-cystine (sic), the opines (in Agrobacterium) octopine and nopaline, etc.), protein MIDLIGFGEKGWGSVLLMAALMTVLVTLGALLVGAVLGALVAAAKLHHSSLLRMLGNAYTTVFRGVPELLVIYLFYYGGSALVSSVGRLFGTSGFISMPAFLVGALAVGVVSGAYQAEVYRGAFQAVSRSELEAARAIGMPTLLRFRRIIVPQILRFALPGIGGVWQISLKDSALISVTGLVELMRASRVAASSTGQFVLFFLSGCALYLMLTALSNLVFSRAELRVGRTFRRS, encoded by the coding sequence GTGATCGATTTGATTGGTTTTGGCGAGAAAGGCTGGGGCAGTGTGCTGCTCATGGCCGCGCTCATGACGGTGCTGGTGACGCTGGGTGCGTTACTGGTCGGCGCCGTGCTCGGTGCGCTGGTGGCCGCGGCGAAGCTGCACCACAGCAGTCTGCTGCGCATGCTTGGCAATGCCTACACCACGGTGTTCCGTGGTGTGCCGGAGCTTCTGGTGATCTACCTCTTCTACTACGGCGGCTCGGCGCTGGTGAGCAGCGTCGGCCGGTTGTTCGGCACCAGCGGCTTCATCAGCATGCCCGCCTTCCTGGTCGGTGCGCTGGCGGTTGGCGTGGTGTCCGGGGCCTACCAGGCCGAGGTCTATCGCGGTGCCTTCCAGGCGGTGTCGCGCAGCGAACTGGAGGCGGCCAGAGCGATCGGCATGCCGACCCTGCTGCGCTTCCGGCGGATCATCGTGCCGCAGATCCTGCGCTTTGCGCTGCCAGGTATTGGCGGGGTCTGGCAGATCAGCCTGAAGGATTCGGCGCTGATCTCCGTCACCGGGTTGGTCGAGTTGATGCGTGCGAGTCGGGTGGCGGCCTCGTCCACCGGGCAGTTCGTACTGTTCTTCCTGAGTGGCTGCGCGCTGTACCTGATGCTCACCGCGCTTTCCAACCTGGTCTTCTCGCGAGCTGAGCTGCGAGTCGGCAGAACTTTCCGCCGCAGCTGA
- a CDS encoding transporter substrate-binding domain-containing protein, with product MKNKKVGFAACSLLMMFASYSLSPLAKELDSIQIATEGVYEPWNRTLPDGSFDGFEPEMAKVLCERMQLQCKIVAQDWDGLIPGLQAGKFDVVMDALAISETRKKVIDFSRPYTKAPATFIALQSSGIDLGKGTLHLRGNPELDTPAVEELRGKLKGKLIGIVSGTVYSKFIHDQFGQVATIRDYKTPPEPLMDLKNGRVDLVFEDLGFLAGEMQRATDSGLTLVGPAINGPIWGEGEAFGIRKGEPELKAKLDAAIESMIADGTINRLSTKWFHHDFTPPSQ from the coding sequence ATGAAAAACAAGAAAGTCGGATTCGCAGCCTGCTCGTTGTTGATGATGTTCGCTAGTTACTCGCTGAGCCCCCTGGCCAAGGAACTGGACAGCATCCAGATCGCTACCGAAGGGGTCTACGAGCCCTGGAACCGCACGCTGCCGGATGGCAGCTTCGATGGCTTCGAGCCGGAAATGGCCAAGGTGCTCTGCGAGCGCATGCAGCTCCAATGCAAAATCGTCGCCCAGGACTGGGACGGCCTGATCCCCGGTCTGCAGGCCGGAAAATTCGACGTGGTGATGGACGCTCTGGCGATCAGCGAGACGCGCAAGAAGGTCATCGATTTCTCCCGCCCCTACACCAAGGCTCCGGCCACCTTCATCGCCCTGCAGTCCAGCGGCATCGACTTGGGCAAGGGGACCCTGCACCTGCGCGGCAATCCCGAACTGGATACGCCCGCCGTCGAGGAATTGCGCGGCAAGCTCAAGGGCAAGCTGATCGGCATCGTCTCCGGCACCGTGTACAGCAAATTCATCCACGACCAGTTCGGCCAGGTGGCGACCATCCGTGACTACAAGACGCCGCCGGAGCCGCTGATGGATCTGAAGAACGGGCGGGTAGACCTGGTGTTCGAGGATCTCGGGTTCCTCGCCGGAGAAATGCAGCGGGCCACGGACAGCGGGCTCACGCTGGTTGGCCCGGCGATCAACGGGCCGATTTGGGGCGAGGGCGAAGCCTTCGGCATCCGCAAGGGCGAGCCGGAGCTCAAGGCCAAGCTGGATGCGGCAATCGAGTCGATGATTGCCGACGGCACGATCAATCGCCTGAGCACGAAGTGGTTCCATCACGACTTCACGCCACCCAGCCAGTGA
- a CDS encoding FAD-binding oxidoreductase, protein MREPTPAAKGFARFQVTGKVRESASITSFVLRPAMNDAHVEFRPGQFIMVRIPQPGGPEVLRAYSLSGDPDDHSQLRISVKHELPPAHLPDLPAGIGSSFLHHAVEIGGELDIAGPSGEFVLDESSERPVLLFSGGVGLTPMVSMLHRLATRSARPVYFIHACENGAVHALREEVLELASTRAGIVVHFCYRVPTAEDLERGHHHSCGLVSRETLQALLPLDDYDVYLCGPRPFMQANWRLLRGLGVDRARIRYEFFGPATILEADEAPTAPAPVKPQPLLDGELTVRFEPSGRSVAWDASCPSLLEFAEQAGFAPPFSCRAGLCNSCLTPLLSGSVEYSEAPLEAPEPGQVLLCCARPTAPVVLDLKK, encoded by the coding sequence ATGCGTGAGCCGACTCCCGCCGCGAAGGGTTTCGCGCGCTTCCAGGTGACCGGGAAGGTACGGGAGAGCGCGTCGATCACCTCGTTCGTGCTCAGGCCCGCGATGAACGACGCGCATGTGGAGTTCCGCCCGGGACAATTCATCATGGTGCGGATTCCACAACCGGGCGGTCCGGAGGTCCTGCGGGCCTACAGTTTGTCCGGTGACCCGGATGACCATTCGCAATTGCGTATCTCGGTGAAGCACGAACTGCCCCCTGCGCATCTTCCCGACCTGCCGGCGGGTATTGGCTCCAGCTTCCTGCACCATGCGGTGGAGATCGGCGGAGAGCTGGATATCGCCGGACCGTCCGGTGAGTTTGTCCTCGACGAGAGCAGCGAGCGGCCGGTCCTGCTGTTCAGCGGTGGTGTGGGGCTGACGCCGATGGTGAGCATGCTGCATCGCCTGGCGACCCGATCGGCGCGTCCGGTGTACTTCATCCACGCCTGTGAGAATGGCGCCGTCCACGCGCTGCGCGAAGAGGTGCTGGAGTTGGCATCGACGCGTGCCGGGATCGTCGTGCACTTCTGCTATCGCGTGCCGACGGCGGAGGACCTGGAGCGCGGCCATCACCATAGCTGCGGGCTGGTCAGCAGAGAGACCCTGCAGGCATTGCTTCCGCTGGACGACTACGACGTCTACCTGTGCGGGCCTCGCCCGTTCATGCAGGCGAACTGGCGCCTGCTGCGCGGCCTGGGCGTCGACAGGGCGAGGATTCGCTACGAATTCTTCGGTCCGGCGACCATTCTCGAGGCCGACGAAGCACCAACCGCGCCAGCGCCTGTGAAGCCGCAGCCACTGCTCGATGGCGAATTGACGGTGCGCTTCGAGCCCTCCGGCCGATCCGTTGCCTGGGATGCGTCCTGTCCATCGCTGCTGGAGTTCGCCGAGCAGGCGGGCTTCGCGCCGCCCTTCAGTTGCCGGGCCGGGCTGTGTAATTCATGCCTGACGCCCCTGCTCAGCGGCAGCGTCGAGTACAGCGAAGCGCCGCTGGAGGCCCCCGAACCGGGACAGGTCCTGCTGTGCTGCGCAAGGCCGACCGCCCCGGTGGTACTGGACCTGAAGAAGTGA
- a CDS encoding aromatic ring-hydroxylating dioxygenase subunit alpha → MFLKNAWYAAAWDSEVKQALHATILLGEPVVLYRKADGTVVALEDACPHRKLPLSMGRLQGDLVECGYHGLTFDCSGACVKASCVPRVPQAAQVRSYPVEERYGLVWLWMGDPQLADPAKLLDIPEWDDPNWGVNRGDSMTVECNYLYMTDNLLDPSHVAWVHQSTFGTSACESEPLQTRVNDNGVVVSRWLHDIEVAPFYRQYLKFQGRCDRLQYYEVRYPSHAIIKGVHTPAGSGGEGAPMHEQAFLMDSYNFMTPVDENRTRYYWFQLRNFDADDEDVSRRFAADVRRAFEEDRLVLAAVHAGMKNRQTPNIDLAIDSGPLRFRRGIERLIREEQEAVGLRKVDEVTVHA, encoded by the coding sequence ATGTTCCTGAAAAACGCCTGGTACGCAGCCGCCTGGGACAGTGAAGTGAAACAGGCCCTGCACGCGACCATTCTGCTGGGTGAGCCCGTCGTTCTCTATCGCAAGGCCGACGGCACTGTCGTCGCTCTGGAAGACGCCTGCCCGCACCGCAAACTGCCGTTGTCCATGGGGCGCCTGCAGGGTGATCTGGTCGAGTGTGGTTACCATGGACTGACGTTCGACTGCTCCGGCGCCTGCGTGAAGGCCAGTTGCGTGCCGCGGGTGCCGCAGGCCGCGCAGGTTCGCAGCTATCCAGTGGAGGAGCGCTACGGCCTGGTCTGGCTGTGGATGGGCGATCCGCAGTTGGCCGATCCGGCCAAGCTGCTCGATATCCCGGAGTGGGACGATCCGAACTGGGGCGTCAATCGTGGCGACTCGATGACCGTCGAGTGCAACTACCTGTACATGACCGACAACCTGCTCGATCCCTCCCATGTCGCCTGGGTACACCAGAGTACCTTCGGTACCTCGGCTTGCGAATCGGAGCCGCTGCAAACCCGGGTCAACGACAACGGTGTGGTGGTGTCACGCTGGCTGCATGACATTGAAGTGGCGCCGTTCTATCGGCAGTACCTGAAGTTCCAGGGCCGCTGCGACCGGCTGCAGTACTACGAGGTGCGCTATCCGTCCCACGCCATCATCAAGGGCGTGCACACCCCGGCCGGTAGCGGTGGCGAAGGGGCGCCGATGCACGAGCAGGCGTTCCTGATGGATTCGTACAACTTCATGACGCCGGTCGACGAGAATCGCACCCGCTATTACTGGTTCCAGTTGCGCAACTTCGACGCTGACGACGAGGACGTGTCCCGCCGGTTCGCCGCCGACGTGCGCCGTGCCTTCGAGGAAGACCGTCTGGTGCTCGCCGCCGTGCATGCCGGGATGAAGAACCGCCAGACGCCGAACATCGACCTGGCCATCGACTCCGGCCCGCTGCGTTTCCGCCGAGGCATCGAGCGACTGATCCGTGAGGAGCAGGAGGCCGTTGGCCTGCGCAAAGTCGACGAGGTCACAGTCCATGCGTGA
- a CDS encoding LysR substrate-binding domain-containing protein, translated as MSHLPPLRALEIFEAVGLCGSISQAAKRLGISAGAVSQQMKLLEDAVGISLTVKDGQRLRLNAVGQRFHEGCNQAFERLRAATAELERAKNANNLYVSALPSLLSKWLAPLVTEWQREFPALSVYLDGTHTEPSQSEANGADFRISYGEGIHDDQHTIELFRDCVVPACSPALLATAVPPEAAGSLLEYPLLTIDWRPRFDSPPSWAEWFALNGVHGASISNSRVYSLSSMAIEAAIQGQGLVLAQYSMISGDLARGQLIVPCLRALPMPASYYLTWNRNNFHKAQCRDFQRWLIARGQDQQRMTNELLGSA; from the coding sequence ATGAGCCACCTCCCCCCTTTGCGCGCACTGGAGATATTCGAGGCCGTCGGCCTCTGTGGCAGCATTTCCCAGGCCGCCAAGCGCCTGGGGATTTCCGCCGGCGCGGTCAGCCAGCAGATGAAGTTGCTGGAAGACGCTGTCGGTATCAGCCTCACGGTCAAGGATGGTCAGCGCCTGCGCCTCAACGCGGTTGGCCAGCGCTTTCACGAAGGCTGCAATCAGGCCTTCGAGCGACTGCGGGCCGCGACAGCAGAGTTGGAGCGCGCGAAGAACGCCAACAATCTCTACGTCAGCGCCCTGCCTTCGCTGCTGTCCAAATGGCTCGCGCCGCTGGTGACCGAGTGGCAGAGGGAGTTTCCGGCACTGAGCGTCTACCTCGACGGCACCCACACCGAGCCGTCTCAGTCCGAGGCTAATGGCGCGGACTTTCGCATCAGCTATGGCGAAGGCATCCACGATGACCAGCACACCATCGAACTCTTTCGCGATTGCGTGGTACCCGCATGCAGCCCTGCCCTGCTTGCGACCGCGGTGCCGCCGGAAGCTGCCGGTAGCCTGCTCGAGTATCCGCTGCTAACCATCGACTGGCGCCCCAGGTTCGACTCGCCACCCTCATGGGCGGAGTGGTTCGCGTTGAATGGCGTGCATGGCGCATCCATCAGCAACAGCAGGGTCTACTCGCTTTCATCCATGGCCATCGAGGCGGCCATCCAGGGGCAGGGTCTGGTGCTGGCCCAGTACTCGATGATCAGCGGGGATCTGGCGCGCGGCCAGCTGATCGTTCCATGCCTTCGCGCCCTGCCAATGCCTGCGTCGTACTATCTGACCTGGAACCGGAACAATTTCCACAAGGCACAATGCCGGGACTTCCAGCGCTGGCTGATCGCACGCGGACAGGACCAGCAACGCATGACGAACGAACTGCTGGGTTCTGCCTGA
- a CDS encoding chalcone isomerase family protein, producing the protein MRQSLLSRAIVLSMALWCGIWSAPGCAEWQQDLPGAVQIGQGQFTWFGVPVYHASLWSTAKPAGWEHPFALELVYRRDLSRDTLVQSSIDEMRRLGTNDEGLLTRWAGEMRRAFVDVRAGQRITGVYRPGQGCSFYVDGAFRHVVADSAFARAFFSIWLDRRTRNPELRRELLGLNGVDEP; encoded by the coding sequence ATGCGCCAGTCACTTCTCTCGCGTGCAATTGTCCTGAGCATGGCGCTGTGGTGTGGCATCTGGAGCGCACCTGGATGCGCGGAATGGCAGCAGGATCTGCCAGGCGCGGTGCAGATCGGGCAAGGGCAGTTCACCTGGTTCGGCGTTCCGGTCTATCACGCGAGCCTCTGGAGTACGGCCAAGCCGGCCGGATGGGAACACCCCTTCGCGCTGGAACTGGTCTATCGGCGAGACCTGTCGCGGGACACGCTGGTGCAAAGCAGCATCGATGAAATGCGCCGTCTGGGTACCAACGACGAGGGCCTGCTGACACGCTGGGCCGGCGAGATGCGCAGGGCCTTTGTCGATGTGCGCGCCGGACAAAGGATCACCGGTGTCTACCGGCCGGGCCAGGGCTGCAGCTTCTACGTCGATGGAGCGTTTCGGCACGTGGTGGCTGATAGCGCATTCGCCCGGGCGTTCTTTTCGATCTGGCTGGACCGGCGTACGCGCAATCCTGAACTGCGCCGGGAGTTGCTGGGCCTGAACGGAGTGGATGAACCATGA